In Luteimonas viscosa, the following proteins share a genomic window:
- the bfr gene encoding bacterioferritin, with protein sequence MKGHPEVVDYLRLLLRGELAARDQYFLHSRRYEDLGLHALYARIHHEMEEETQHADALLRRILFLEGEPDMRPDAFEPGGTVEEMLRKDLDLEYKVRENLANGIALCERHGDYVSRQMLVAQLADTEEDHTYWLEKQLRLITMVGLANYQQSRMGDDPPG encoded by the coding sequence ATGAAGGGCCATCCCGAAGTCGTCGACTACCTCAGGCTCCTGCTGCGCGGAGAACTGGCGGCGCGCGACCAGTACTTCCTGCATTCGCGGCGCTACGAGGACCTGGGCCTGCATGCGCTGTATGCGCGCATCCACCACGAGATGGAGGAGGAAACCCAGCATGCCGACGCGCTGCTGCGGCGCATCCTGTTCCTCGAGGGCGAGCCGGACATGCGCCCGGACGCATTCGAGCCCGGCGGCACAGTCGAGGAGATGCTGCGCAAGGACCTCGACCTCGAATACAAGGTGCGCGAGAACCTCGCCAACGGCATCGCACTGTGCGAGCGCCACGGCGACTACGTCAGCCGCCAGATGCTGGTGGCACAGCTGGCCGACACCGAGGAAGACCACACCTATTGGCTGGAGAAGCAGTTGCGGCTGATCACGATGGTGGGTCTGGCGAACTACCAGCAGTCGCGCATGGGCGACGATCCGCCGGGTTGA
- a CDS encoding thiopurine S-methyltransferase, whose product MQPEFWHERWRGNRIGFHRDAPLPLLVSHWPSLGLPPGSRVCVPLCGKSLDMVWLAAQGHRVLGIELSRTAIEQFFAERGLLPTITTSPAGTHYAADAWELVQGDAFEIPAALLSDCAAVHDRAALIALPADMRATYATTLWTRLPGDCRALLVTLEYPETEKAGPPFPVGEAEVRTRFGEDWTVRLLERRDILANEPSFQGEGVSDLHTAVYRLDRKA is encoded by the coding sequence ATGCAACCCGAGTTCTGGCACGAACGCTGGCGAGGCAACCGCATCGGCTTCCATCGCGATGCGCCGCTGCCCCTCCTGGTCTCGCATTGGCCGTCGCTGGGCCTGCCGCCGGGCAGCCGCGTGTGCGTGCCGCTGTGCGGAAAGTCGCTGGACATGGTGTGGCTTGCCGCGCAGGGGCACCGGGTGCTCGGCATCGAGCTTTCGCGTACCGCGATCGAGCAGTTCTTCGCCGAGCGCGGCCTGCTGCCGACGATCACCACCAGCCCCGCCGGCACGCACTACGCCGCGGACGCGTGGGAACTGGTGCAGGGCGACGCGTTCGAGATCCCGGCCGCGCTGCTGTCCGACTGCGCGGCCGTCCACGACCGCGCGGCGCTGATCGCCCTGCCTGCGGACATGCGCGCGACCTATGCCACCACGCTGTGGACACGCCTGCCGGGCGATTGCCGCGCGCTGCTGGTCACGCTCGAGTACCCGGAAACGGAAAAGGCCGGTCCACCGTTCCCGGTCGGCGAGGCGGAAGTGCGCACGCGCTTCGGGGAAGACTGGACGGTGCGGCTGCTGGAGCGGCGCGACATCCTCGCCAACGAGCCTTCGTTCCAGGGCGAAGGGGTCAGCGACCTGCACACTGCCGTCTATCGCCTCGACCGCAAGGCCTAG